In the Geobacter sp. FeAm09 genome, one interval contains:
- a CDS encoding universal stress protein: MLNLRKKILVAIDGSPQSDKAAEEAVRLAAGNKSQFKSQIYAMLVLPNSPTSTYTDFVPSAPVTETEQWDDLRRRIFYVIEKSASEHDIPLEMIVEYGEPAEKLIEFAKREHIDVIAIGSSGKGFIQRRLKGSVSHRVASSAPCSVYIVRG, encoded by the coding sequence ATGCTGAACCTGAGAAAAAAGATACTCGTCGCCATCGACGGTTCGCCGCAGTCGGATAAGGCGGCCGAAGAGGCGGTCAGGCTTGCCGCCGGCAACAAAAGCCAGTTCAAGAGCCAGATCTATGCCATGCTGGTGTTGCCCAATTCCCCGACTTCGACCTATACCGATTTCGTGCCGTCGGCCCCGGTCACCGAGACGGAGCAGTGGGATGACCTGCGCCGCCGCATATTCTACGTCATCGAGAAAAGCGCTTCCGAGCACGATATCCCCCTGGAGATGATCGTCGAATACGGCGAGCCGGCCGAAAAGCTGATCGAATTCGCCAAACGCGAACACATCGACGTCATTGCCATCGGCAGTTCCGGCAAGGGGTTCATCCAGCGCCGTCTCAAGGGAAGCGTTTCCCACCGGGTGGCCAGCAGCGCCCCCTGTTCCGTGTATATCGTCAGGGGATGA